A window from Aerococcus sp. Group 1 encodes these proteins:
- a CDS encoding lactonase family protein gives MEKIYLAGYTRQDNQGIHLLKWDSHHEEIKGHELIISESNPTYLALSTDGKELYTLTDQPSPGVSHYRKEGQHFVFVDHCAFLEHNGCYLALDEDRQLLLNANYHEGTLALIKIQSDGQLQLQQIISRTGQGPHPNQESSHCHYFNTSPDGKYYLACDLGTDSVISYQFDQKGQLQEKASYQCQAGTGPRHLVFHPKVDIIYVIGELSHTIDILTYDEGHFSFVDRVNCLPETYSGENSSAAIRISQDGNFLYVSNRGYNSLEVFEVSKEGSQLSHIQSIPSGGDFPRDFNFDANQSHVIVGHQKEKKVTFFKRDHNTGQLSPLNVSSPLNEIVCIQ, from the coding sequence GCTATACACGTCAAGACAACCAAGGCATCCATCTACTAAAATGGGATAGTCATCATGAGGAAATTAAAGGACATGAATTAATAATTTCTGAATCAAATCCAACTTACCTGGCTCTTTCTACTGATGGTAAAGAACTCTATACACTCACTGACCAACCGAGCCCTGGAGTCAGCCATTATCGAAAAGAAGGCCAGCATTTCGTTTTTGTTGATCACTGTGCCTTCTTGGAACATAACGGCTGTTACCTAGCTCTAGATGAAGATCGCCAATTATTACTCAATGCCAATTACCATGAAGGGACATTGGCGCTTATAAAAATACAAAGTGATGGTCAATTACAGCTCCAACAAATAATCAGCCGGACTGGCCAAGGGCCTCACCCCAACCAAGAAAGCTCTCACTGCCATTATTTTAACACCAGTCCAGATGGCAAATATTACCTAGCCTGTGACTTAGGGACAGATAGTGTGATCAGCTATCAATTTGACCAAAAGGGCCAATTACAGGAAAAAGCCTCCTACCAATGTCAAGCAGGAACTGGTCCCCGGCATTTAGTTTTCCACCCTAAAGTAGACATTATTTATGTGATTGGTGAGCTTTCACACACCATCGATATTTTGACTTATGATGAGGGTCACTTTTCCTTTGTCGACCGGGTGAATTGTTTACCAGAGACTTATAGCGGTGAAAATAGTAGTGCTGCAATTCGTATCTCCCAAGATGGAAACTTCTTATATGTCTCCAATCGAGGTTACAACAGCCTAGAAGTATTTGAAGTTTCTAAAGAAGGTTCTCAATTAAGTCATATTCAATCCATTCCTTCTGGTGGAGACTTTCCACGTGATTTTAACTTTGACGCTAACCAAAGTCACGTCATTGTAGGACATCAAAAAGAGAAGAAAGTGACCTTCTTTAAACGTGACCACAATACCGGACAATTAAGCCCACTCAATGTCAGCTCTCCCCTCAATGAAATTGTTTGCATCCAATAG
- a CDS encoding undecaprenyl-diphosphate phosphatase, with the protein MLDIIKVFIMGIVEGITEWLPISSTGHLILVEEFISMDFRPEFWNIFVYVIQLGAILAVVWIYFDRLNPFSSQKSAEEKKQTWETWFKVVVGCIPAGVIGLLFNDFAEKHFQNWVVVSAALIIYGIAFIVVENRNKTRPVTVHSTQDLSYKKAFQIGLFQALSVIPGTSRSGSSILGATILGTSRPTAADFSFFMSIPIMFGMTFLKLTKGFLDGFRFSTEEGFLLILGMVIAYIVSILTIRFLLRYVQKNDFKAFGWYRIALGIIVIIFFAIFQ; encoded by the coding sequence ATGTTAGATATTATCAAAGTTTTCATCATGGGGATTGTCGAAGGAATTACCGAATGGTTGCCAATTAGTAGTACTGGCCACTTAATTTTGGTAGAAGAATTTATTTCCATGGATTTTAGACCGGAATTTTGGAATATTTTTGTATACGTTATCCAATTAGGGGCAATCTTAGCCGTTGTTTGGATCTATTTTGACCGCTTAAATCCTTTTTCAAGTCAAAAAAGTGCTGAAGAGAAAAAGCAGACTTGGGAAACTTGGTTTAAGGTGGTAGTTGGCTGTATTCCCGCAGGTGTTATTGGTCTTTTATTTAACGACTTCGCTGAAAAACACTTCCAAAATTGGGTGGTAGTATCCGCTGCTCTTATTATTTACGGAATTGCCTTCATCGTTGTTGAAAATCGAAATAAAACCCGCCCTGTAACCGTCCATTCAACTCAAGACTTATCTTACAAAAAAGCCTTTCAAATTGGACTCTTTCAGGCACTATCAGTCATTCCTGGGACCTCAAGGTCTGGTTCATCCATCCTAGGAGCAACGATTTTAGGAACCTCCCGTCCTACTGCTGCCGATTTTTCCTTTTTTATGAGTATTCCCATTATGTTCGGAATGACTTTCTTAAAACTAACTAAGGGATTCCTCGACGGATTTCGCTTTTCAACCGAGGAAGGCTTCCTACTAATCTTGGGAATGGTCATCGCCTACATTGTTTCGATTTTAACAATTCGCTTCTTACTACGTTATGTCCAAAAGAATGATTTTAAAGCCTTTGGTTGGTATCGGATTGCTTTAGGAATTATAGTAATTATCTTCTTTGCTATTTTTCAATAA
- the ald gene encoding alanine dehydrogenase, which translates to MRIGVPKEIKNHEDRVAMTPANAFNLIQAGHEVLIESSAGVGSSYEDSEYEEVGAKIVSSAKEAWDVDMVVKVKEPLESEYQYLREDLIVMTYLHLADNEPLVDALIENKTTGIAYETMELNGKLPLLNPMSEVAGRTAIQVGAHYLEKTNGGKGKLLGGVPGTQAGKVVIIGGGNVGYNAARMAVGLGANVTILDLNPSRLGELDDLFQGRVNTLMSNAYNIANEVKDADVVIGSVLIPGRKAPILVTEDMVKTMEEGSVLIDVAIDQGGNFETSDHATNHDDPVYTKHGIVHYTVANIPGAVPKTATEALTNATMTYVQQIANLGIEEAAKANHTVFTGVNTYKGELTSADVAETSKHDYKELKF; encoded by the coding sequence ATGAGAATTGGTGTACCTAAAGAAATCAAGAATCATGAAGATCGGGTGGCAATGACACCGGCCAACGCCTTTAACCTTATCCAAGCTGGTCATGAAGTGCTTATCGAAAGCTCAGCTGGTGTAGGTTCTTCATATGAAGATAGTGAATATGAAGAAGTAGGAGCCAAGATCGTAAGCTCTGCTAAAGAAGCGTGGGACGTTGATATGGTGGTTAAGGTAAAAGAACCCCTTGAATCTGAATATCAATATCTCCGTGAAGACTTAATTGTGATGACCTATCTGCACTTAGCGGATAACGAGCCTTTGGTGGATGCTTTAATTGAAAATAAAACCACAGGTATAGCTTATGAAACCATGGAGTTAAATGGAAAATTGCCTTTACTTAACCCAATGAGTGAAGTGGCTGGACGGACTGCTATTCAAGTCGGTGCTCACTATCTTGAAAAAACGAATGGTGGTAAAGGGAAACTTTTAGGTGGTGTACCAGGAACCCAAGCCGGGAAAGTGGTTATCATCGGCGGCGGTAATGTTGGTTATAATGCCGCTCGGATGGCTGTTGGTTTAGGCGCTAATGTAACTATTCTTGACTTGAATCCATCACGTTTAGGTGAATTAGATGACCTCTTCCAAGGTCGCGTTAATACATTAATGTCTAATGCTTATAACATTGCTAATGAAGTAAAGGATGCTGATGTAGTCATTGGCTCCGTTCTTATTCCTGGACGTAAGGCACCAATTTTAGTCACAGAAGATATGGTGAAGACCATGGAAGAAGGTTCTGTTTTAATCGACGTTGCTATTGACCAAGGTGGTAACTTTGAAACTTCTGACCATGCAACTAACCATGATGATCCTGTATATACTAAACATGGTATTGTTCATTATACCGTTGCAAATATTCCAGGAGCTGTACCAAAGACAGCTACAGAAGCATTAACCAACGCTACCATGACTTATGTTCAACAAATTGCTAATTTAGGTATTGAAGAAGCTGCTAAAGCTAACCATACAGTATTTACTGGGGTAAACACCTACAAGGGTGAATTAACTAGCGCCGATGTAGCTGAAACCAGTAAGCATGATTACAAAGAGTTAAAATTCTAA